A stretch of Henckelia pumila isolate YLH828 chromosome 4, ASM3356847v2, whole genome shotgun sequence DNA encodes these proteins:
- the LOC140860126 gene encoding synaptotagmin-1-like isoform X1, which yields MGFFSTVFGFLGFGVGVSSGLVIGYYLFVYFQPSDVKDPVVRRLVEHDSKNLRGLLPEIPFWVKNPDYDRMDWLNRFIEVMWPYLDKAICRTAKNIATPIIAEQIPKYKIESVEFETLTLGSLPPTFQGMKVYLTEEKELIMEPFLKWAGNPNITVAVKAYGLKATIQVVDLQIFAQPRITLKPLVPSFPCFANIFVSLMEKPYVDFGLKLFGADLMSIPGLYRFVQELIKDQVANMYLWPKTLDVQILDPTKAMQKPVGILHVKVLRASKLRKKDLLGGADPYVKLKITESKAPSKKTAVKHKNLNPEWNEEFSMVVKDPETQALELLVYDWEQVYSSNTKFKMLLLVFLRVTQVFLSIQVGKHDKMGMNVVPLKELPPDEAKVMTLDLLKNMDPNDGQNDKMRGQIEVELTYKPFKEEDMPHNTENTGEVQKAPEGTPSGGGLLVVTVHEAQDVEGKHHTNPYVRINFKGEERKTKQVKKSRDPRWEEEFSFTLEEPPTKERMHVEVCSTSSRIGLLHPKETLGYIDIGLADVVANKRINEKFHLIDSKNGRLQIELQWRTS from the exons ATGGGATTTTTCAGCACCGTTTTCGGGTTTCTTGGATTTGGTGTTGGGGTTTCATCTGGTCTGGTGATAGGATATTATTTGTTCGTCTACTTTCAGCCCAGCGATGTTAAG GATCCTGTCGTTCGCCGCTTGGTTGAACACGACTCGAAAAATTTGCGTGGATTGCTTCCTGAAATACCCTTTTGGGTGAAAAATCCAGACTATGATCGA ATGGATTGGCTCAATAGGTTTATTGAAGTTATGTGGCCTTACCTGGACAAG GCAATTTGCAGGACGGCGAAAAATATTGCTACTCCTATCATTGCTGAGcaaattccaaaatataaaATTGAATCTGTTGAATTCGAGACACTAACTTTAGGGTCACTGCCTCCTACATTTCAAG GTATGAAGGTGTATCTGACCGAAGAAAAGGAGTTGATTATGGAGCCTTTCCTGAAATGGGCAGGGAATCCTAACATTACAGTCGCTGTTAAAGCATATGGATTAAAAGCCACAATTCAG GTTGTAGATTTGCAGATCTTTGCTCAGCCTCGGATCACCCTTAAGCCTCTAGTTCCCAGCTTTCCGTGCTTTGCTAACATTTTTGTGTCTCTAATGGAGAAG CCTTATGTTGACTTTGGATTGAAGCTTTTTGGTGCTGATCTCATGTCAATACCTGGTCTATACCGATTTGTGCAG GAGCTTATCAAAGATCAGGTTGCTAACATGTATCTGTGGCCTAAGACACTTGATGTGCAAATTCTGGATCCAACAAA AGCTATGCAGAAGCCTGTTGGTATCCTTCATGTAAAGGTTTTGCGAGCTTCAAAGCTGAGAAAGAAAGATTTATTGGGGGGAGCAGACCCGTATGTAAAACTGAAGATCACAGAATCAAAGGCTCCATCAAAGAAAACAGCAGTGAAGCACAAGAATTTGAATCCCGAGTGGAATGAAGAATTCAGCATGGTTGTAAAAGATCCAGAAACACAAGCATTAGAACTCCTCGTTTATGATTGGGAACAGGTATACAGTTCCAATACCAAGTTTAAAATGTTGTTGCTGGTGTTTTTACGTGTAACTCAAGTTTTTTTGTCTATCCAGGTTGGAAAGCATGACAAGATGGGTATGAATGTAGTTCCCTTGAAGGAACTTCCCCCCGATGAAGCAAAAGTTATGACACTAGATCTTCTTAAGAACATGGATCCAAACGATGGTCAGAATGATAAGATGCGTGGACAGATTGAGGTGGAGTTGACATACAAACCTTTCAAGGAGGAAGACATGCCTCACAATACTGAAAATACAGGAGAAGTACAAAAGGCTCCCGAAGGTACTCCAAGTGGCGGAGGGTTACTGGTGGTTACAGTGCATGAAGCTCAAGATGTCGAGGGAAAACACCACACTAACCCTTATGTCCGTATCAATTTCAAAGGAGAGGAGCGAAAAACCAAG CAAGTAAAGAAGAGCAGAGATCCGAGATGGGAGGAAGAGTTCAGTTTTACGTTGGAAGAACCTCCTACAAAAGAAAGGATGCATGTGGAAGTGTGCAGCACCTCATCTAGAATTGGCTTGCTGCATCCTAAG GAAACACTGGGGTATATCGATATCGGACTGGCAGACGTCGTCGCCAACAAGAGAATAAACGAGAAATTCCATCTCATAGACTCCAAGAATGGGCGCCTCCAAATCGAGCTGCAGTGGCGAACATCTTAA
- the LOC140863384 gene encoding beta-galactosidase 13-like, whose translation MVHIKSILLFAFFSVLLANVHGHKKKAGGGGPVVTYDGRSLIINGSRELLFSGSIHYPRSTPEMWTDLILKAKEGGLNLIQTYVFWNIHEPVQGQFNFEGNYDVVKFIKLIWEHGLWVTLRVGPYVEAEWNLGGFPYWLKEVPNITFRSYNEPFMYHMKQYTEMVLNLMKKEKLFADQGGPIIMAQIENEYNNVQLAYKDAGSKYVKWAADMAVGLYNGIPWFMCKQRDAPQTVISTCNGRQCGDTFPGPNGPNKPSLWTENWTAQYRVFGDSPSMRAAEDIAYSVARFFARNGTLNNYYMYHGGTNFGRTSSSFVTTRYYDEAPLDEYGLKREPKFGHLRDMHRAFRLSKKPLLWGTQHVQRITQNLEITTYEKAGTKICAAFLTNNHTKAPATITFRGVDYYLPAKSISILPDCKTVVFNTQTVVAQHSSRNFHASKKAKITKWEMYKESIPTIQDLEVKSKTPKELYRFTRDTSDYAWYSTRISFEKRDLPMRADILPVLQIASLGHALLAFVNGEFVGFGHGSNIEKSHVLSKPINLKPGVNDITLLAMTVGFPNSGAYMERRFAGPRAIALQGLMSGTLDITMNNWGQQVGVAGEKMQLYTEEGSSKVKWVPSSGPGGAVTWYKGYFNAPEGTSPVAIRMSSMAKGMIWVNGESMGRYWVSYLSAIDKPTQEEYHIPRSYLKPKGNLLVILEETGGNPDKIEILTVNRDTICSVITEYHPPHIKTWERKNNQFRAVVDPVQAAHLVCPDQKVVSAVEFVSFGEVDGACGAFIPGKCVSSKAHKVVEEQCLGKTECTVPFQREVLGDGDGDKDSCPDIAKTLAIQVRCSHSKRSSA comes from the exons ATGGTTCACATCAAAAGTATACTCTTGTTTGCCTTCTTTTCTGTGCTGCTGGCCAATGTCCATGGCCACAAGAAGAAGGCCGGGGGCGGCGGCCCTGTCGTCACTTACGACGGCCGTTCCTTGATCATAAATGGCAGCCGGGAGTTGTTGTTTTCGGGTTCGATACATTATCCGCGTAGCACTCCTGAG ATGTGGACTGATCTGATACTCAAGGCTAAAGAAGGTGGGCTGAACCTCATACAGACTTATGTGTTCTGGAACATTCATGAGCCTGTTCAAGGACAG TTCAATTTTGAAGGGAACTATGATGTGGTGAAATTCATCAAACTGATTTGGGAGCATGGTTTGTGGGTAACCCTCCGGGTTGGACCCTATGTTGAGGCCGAATGGAACTTGGG AGGATTTCCATACTGGCTAAAAGAGGTTCCCAACATCACGTTCCGCTCGTATAATGAGCCTTTCATG TACCACATGAAGCAGTACACAGAAATGGTCCTCAACTTGATGAAAAAAGAGAAACTCTTTGCTGATCAAGGAGGTCCTATTATCATGGCACAA ATCGAAAACGAGTACAACAACGTCCAGCTAGCGTATAAGGATGCAGGGTCAAAATATGTCAAATGGGCTGCAGATATGGCTGTCGGTTTATACAATGGCATCCCCTGGTTCATGTGCAAGCAAAGGGATGCCCCCCAAACAGTG ATTAGTACTTGCAATGGAAGGCAGTGCGGAGACACGTTCCCTGGTCCGAACGGCCCTAACAAGCCTTCACTCTGGACTGAGAACTGGACTGCACA GTATAGAGTATTTGGAGACTCTCCATCCATGAGAGCCGCGGAAGATATAGCATATTCTGTAGCTCGGTTTTTTGCAAGGAACGGTACCCTCAACAACTACTATATG TACCATGGTGGAACGAATTTCGGCAGAACAAGTTCATCTTTTGTGACCACTCGCTACTACGACGAAGCTCCACTAGATGAATATG GTTTGAAGAGGGAGCCTAAATTTGGTCATTTGAGAGACATGCACAGGGCTTTCAGATTGAGCAAAAAGCCTTTGCTTTGGGGAACTCAACATGTTCAGAGAATCACCCAGAATCTTgag ATAACGACTTATGAGAAGGCGGGGACGAAAATTTGTGCTGCATTCTTGACTAATAATCACACTAAGGCACCTGCAACAATCACCTTCAGGGGTGTGGACTATTACTTACCTGCTAAATCCATCAGCATCCTCCCTGATTGCAAGACTGTAGTTTTCAACACTCAAACG GTTGTTGCACAGCATAGTTCTAGAAACTTCCATGCATCAAAGAAAGCAAAGATCACAAAATGGGAGATGTACAAGGAAAGCATTCCAACTATTCAGGACTTGGAAGTAAAGAGCAAGACGCCTAAGGAATTGTATCGCTTTACTAGAGATACATCAGATTATGCTTGGTACAGCACCAG AATCTCGTTTGAAAAGCGTGACTTGCCAATGCGTGCTGATATCCTTCCAGTCCTTCAGATTGCAAGTCTTGGACATGCTTTGCTTGCGTTCGTCAATGGCGAATTTGTCG GATTCGGGCATGGAAGCAACATTGAAAAGAGCCATGTTCTCAGCAAGCCAATAAACTTGAAGCCTGGAGTTAACGATATCACGTTGTTGGCCATGACAGTTGGTTTCCCT AACAGTGGGGCATACATGGAGAGGAGGTTCGCAGGGCCAAGAGCCATCGCGCTGCAGGGATTAATGTCTGGAACTCTTGATATTACTATGAATAACTGGGGCCAACAG GTTGGTGTAGCTGGAGAGAAGATGCAACTATACACAGAAGAAGGATCAAGCAAGGTTAAATGGGTGCCTTCTAGCGGCCCCGGTGGAGCCGTCACCTGGTACAAG GGATATTTCAATGCCCCGGAAGGTACCAGCCCAGTCGCTATCAGGATGTCGAGTATGGCGAAGGGAATGATCTGGGTGAACGGCGAAAGCATGGGTCGATACTGGGTTTCTTACCTCTCAGCCATTGATAAGCCCACTCAAGAAGA GTATCATATCCCAAGATCATACCTGAAGCCAAAAGGGAACCTGTTGGTGATATTGGAAGAGACAGGAGGGAACCCAGACAAAATAGAAATCTTGACAGTGAACAGAGATACAATCTGCAGTGTGATCACAGAGTACCACCCACCTCACATCAAGACATGGGAAAGGAAAAACAACCAATTCAGAGCAGTGGTGGACCCTGTGCAGGCAGCTCACCTGGTGTGCCCTGACCAGAAAGTCGTCAGCGCCGTCGAATTCGTCAGCTTCGGAGAGGTTGATGGCGCATGCGGCGCTTTCATCCCGGGGAAATGCGTCTCCTCCAAGGCTCACAAAGTTGTCGAAGAG CAATGCTTGGGCAAGACCGAGTGCACGGTTCCGTTCCAAAGAGAAGTGCTAGGCGACGGGGACGGGGACAAGGATTCTTGCCCGGATATCGCGAAAACGCTTGCTATCCAAGTCAGATGCTCACACTCGAAGAGGAGCAGTGCTTAA
- the LOC140860126 gene encoding synaptotagmin-1-like isoform X2, whose translation MGFFSTVFGFLGFGVGVSSGLVIGYYLFVYFQPSDVKDPVVRRLVEHDSKNLRGLLPEIPFWVKNPDYDRMDWLNRFIEVMWPYLDKAICRTAKNIATPIIAEQIPKYKIESVEFETLTLGSLPPTFQGMKVYLTEEKELIMEPFLKWAGNPNITVAVKAYGLKATIQVVDLQIFAQPRITLKPLVPSFPCFANIFVSLMEKPYVDFGLKLFGADLMSIPGLYRFVQELIKDQVANMYLWPKTLDVQILDPTKAMQKPVGILHVKVLRASKLRKKDLLGGADPYVKLKITESKAPSKKTAVKHKNLNPEWNEEFSMVVKDPETQALELLVYDWEQVGKHDKMGMNVVPLKELPPDEAKVMTLDLLKNMDPNDGQNDKMRGQIEVELTYKPFKEEDMPHNTENTGEVQKAPEGTPSGGGLLVVTVHEAQDVEGKHHTNPYVRINFKGEERKTKQVKKSRDPRWEEEFSFTLEEPPTKERMHVEVCSTSSRIGLLHPKETLGYIDIGLADVVANKRINEKFHLIDSKNGRLQIELQWRTS comes from the exons ATGGGATTTTTCAGCACCGTTTTCGGGTTTCTTGGATTTGGTGTTGGGGTTTCATCTGGTCTGGTGATAGGATATTATTTGTTCGTCTACTTTCAGCCCAGCGATGTTAAG GATCCTGTCGTTCGCCGCTTGGTTGAACACGACTCGAAAAATTTGCGTGGATTGCTTCCTGAAATACCCTTTTGGGTGAAAAATCCAGACTATGATCGA ATGGATTGGCTCAATAGGTTTATTGAAGTTATGTGGCCTTACCTGGACAAG GCAATTTGCAGGACGGCGAAAAATATTGCTACTCCTATCATTGCTGAGcaaattccaaaatataaaATTGAATCTGTTGAATTCGAGACACTAACTTTAGGGTCACTGCCTCCTACATTTCAAG GTATGAAGGTGTATCTGACCGAAGAAAAGGAGTTGATTATGGAGCCTTTCCTGAAATGGGCAGGGAATCCTAACATTACAGTCGCTGTTAAAGCATATGGATTAAAAGCCACAATTCAG GTTGTAGATTTGCAGATCTTTGCTCAGCCTCGGATCACCCTTAAGCCTCTAGTTCCCAGCTTTCCGTGCTTTGCTAACATTTTTGTGTCTCTAATGGAGAAG CCTTATGTTGACTTTGGATTGAAGCTTTTTGGTGCTGATCTCATGTCAATACCTGGTCTATACCGATTTGTGCAG GAGCTTATCAAAGATCAGGTTGCTAACATGTATCTGTGGCCTAAGACACTTGATGTGCAAATTCTGGATCCAACAAA AGCTATGCAGAAGCCTGTTGGTATCCTTCATGTAAAGGTTTTGCGAGCTTCAAAGCTGAGAAAGAAAGATTTATTGGGGGGAGCAGACCCGTATGTAAAACTGAAGATCACAGAATCAAAGGCTCCATCAAAGAAAACAGCAGTGAAGCACAAGAATTTGAATCCCGAGTGGAATGAAGAATTCAGCATGGTTGTAAAAGATCCAGAAACACAAGCATTAGAACTCCTCGTTTATGATTGGGAACAG GTTGGAAAGCATGACAAGATGGGTATGAATGTAGTTCCCTTGAAGGAACTTCCCCCCGATGAAGCAAAAGTTATGACACTAGATCTTCTTAAGAACATGGATCCAAACGATGGTCAGAATGATAAGATGCGTGGACAGATTGAGGTGGAGTTGACATACAAACCTTTCAAGGAGGAAGACATGCCTCACAATACTGAAAATACAGGAGAAGTACAAAAGGCTCCCGAAGGTACTCCAAGTGGCGGAGGGTTACTGGTGGTTACAGTGCATGAAGCTCAAGATGTCGAGGGAAAACACCACACTAACCCTTATGTCCGTATCAATTTCAAAGGAGAGGAGCGAAAAACCAAG CAAGTAAAGAAGAGCAGAGATCCGAGATGGGAGGAAGAGTTCAGTTTTACGTTGGAAGAACCTCCTACAAAAGAAAGGATGCATGTGGAAGTGTGCAGCACCTCATCTAGAATTGGCTTGCTGCATCCTAAG GAAACACTGGGGTATATCGATATCGGACTGGCAGACGTCGTCGCCAACAAGAGAATAAACGAGAAATTCCATCTCATAGACTCCAAGAATGGGCGCCTCCAAATCGAGCTGCAGTGGCGAACATCTTAA